From the Saccharomonospora marina XMU15 genome, the window AACAGTTGCCCAAATCCGCCCCCTCACCTGATACCTTCCTAAGCGAACGCTTACTAGGCGAGGAGGTATCACGTGACGGACTCCCCTTCCCGTGTCGCGATCGTCACCGGAGCAGGCCGAGGCATCGGCGCGGCCATTGCCAGGCGGCTGTCCTCGGACGGCTTCGCGGTCGGGCTGCTGGACCTCGACGAGGCCGGCGCCAAGGCGGGCGCGGAGGCGATCACCGCCGACGGCGGCCGCGCGGTGGGCATCGGTCTGGACGTCAGCGACGCCGAGCAGGTCGACGCGGCGGTCAAGGCGGTCGCCGAGCAACTCGGCGCACCGACGGTGCTGGTCAACAACGCGGGCATCACGCGGGACAACCTGCTGTTCAAGATGAGCGAGGGCGACTGGGACTCGGTCATGAACGTGCACCTGCGCGGGTCGTTCCTGATGAGCAGGGCCGCGCAGCAGCACATGACCGAGCAGGGC encodes:
- the fabG gene encoding 3-oxoacyl-ACP reductase FabG — encoded protein: MTDSPSRVAIVTGAGRGIGAAIARRLSSDGFAVGLLDLDEAGAKAGAEAITADGGRAVGIGLDVSDAEQVDAAVKAVAEQLGAPTVLVNNAGITRDNLLFKMSEGDWDSVMNVHLRGSFLMSRAAQQHMTEQGWGRIVNLSSVSALGNRGQANYSTAKAGLQGFTKTLAIELGKFGVTVNAIAPGFIVTDMTAATAERVGMPFEEFQKAAAQEIPVRRVGQPEDIAGVVSFLVSDDASFVSGQVIYVAGGPKA